A single region of the Vicia villosa cultivar HV-30 ecotype Madison, WI linkage group LG4, Vvil1.0, whole genome shotgun sequence genome encodes:
- the LOC131597525 gene encoding uncharacterized protein LOC131597525, which translates to MDEPTDPRLKSPAIFQNPSKTTEEESGPKYKSSNLKEKGEKEGETEEKEAPYVPPPTYKPHIPYPQRTEKSKSIGQFKKFVELLKQLNITIPFIEAITQIPSYAKFLKEILSNRKKIEDSETVTLTAECSAIIQNKMPPKLKDPRSFSIPCNIGKFVIDKALCDLGASISLMPLSICEKLNMVDLRPTKMSVQLADRFVKYPVGVLENVPVRIGQFYILTDFIIMDIKEDVNTPIILGRPFLATAGAIIDVKKGKLTFAVGEEKVKFILTQFLQAPAIEDTCYLVDVIDGCVREIGLSKESYFEVIKIPMPLILEDDNWRLECRDDSLSECLALTPNPMPYPKKPTLDLKPLPKTLRYEFLDNELKRPVIVNAELGGTETEKMLQVLRKYPSALGYNIFYLKWISPSICMHRIMLEEDCKTSREHQRRINPILSTVVKDEVTKLLNAGIIYPIFDSQWRCMMSIFDDYIDNIMGVFMDDFSVCGGDFEGCLSNLGKVLDRCVQVNLVLNWEKCHFMVKQGIVLGHVVSERGIEVDKAKIEVIENLQPPKTVREIRSFLGHTGFYKRFIKDFSKISKPLTNLLMRDVEFNFNNECLEAFEVLKTALISAPIMQPPDWNLPFEIICDASDYAVGAVLGQRKDKKLHAVYYTSRTLDPAQMNFTTTEKELLVVVFALDKFRSYLIGAKIIVYTEHATIRYLLAKQDVKPRLLRWILLLQQFDLEIKDKKGAENVVAGHLSRMEGIKPEETPINDDFPYECLIAH; encoded by the exons ATGGACGAACCAACTGACCCTAGGCTTAAAAGCCCTGCTATATTCCAAAACCCTAGTAAAACAACTGAGGAGGAAagtggacccaaatataaatcAAGTAACCTAAAAGAGAAAGGGGAAAAGGAAGGCGAGACAGAGGAAAAAGAAGCACCATACGTACCTCCACCAACATATAAACCACATATCCCGTACCCTCAAAGAACCGAAAAATCTAAAAGCATAGGGCAGTTTAAGAAATTTGTAGAACTTCTTAAACAATTGAACATTACAATTCCTTTTATAGAAGCTATTACACAAATACCCTCATAtgctaaattcctaaaagaaatcctatcgAATAGGAAAAAAATAGAAGACAGTGAGACCGTAACTCTCACTGCCGAATGTAGTgcgataattcaaaataaaatgccaCCTAAGCTAAAAGACCCAAGGAGTTTCTCCATACCTTGCAATATAGGAAAATTTGTCATAGACAAAGCTCtgtgcgacttaggagctagtattagcctaatgcctttgtccatttgtgAGAAACTTAACATGGTAGACCTGAGACCAACCAAAATGTCAGTACAACTTGCAGACCGTTTTGTCAAGTATCCTGTAGGTGTTCTTGAAAATGTACCCGTCCGCATCGGACAATTTTACATACTTACGGATTTCATAATTATGGACATAAAGGAAGACGTCAATACCCCTATAATCTTAGGAAGACCGTTTCTGGCTACCGCTGGAGCTATTATAGACGTCAAGAAAGGCAAGTTGACATTCGCAGTAGGTGAGGAGAAGGTCAAATTTATCCTAACACAATTCCTTCAAGCCCCAGCCATAGAAGATACATGCTATCTAGTGGACGTTATTGATGGATGTGTAAGAGAGATAGGATTATCAAAAGAATCTTACTTTGAAGTTATAAAAATTCCGATGCCCCTGATTTTGGAAGATGATAATTGGCGTCTGGAATGTCGAGATGATAGCTTAagcgaatgcttagctttaacaccCAACCCTATGCCTTACCCTAAGAAACCAACCTTGGACCTTAAGCCATTACCCAAGACTCTTAGATATGAATTCCTGGACAATGAGCTCAAAAGACCAGTAATAGTCAACGCAGAGTTAGGAGGAACAGAAACTGAAAAAATGTTACAAGTGTTAAGAAAATACCCATCTGCGTTAGGATATAACATTTTTTATCTGAAATGGATAAGTCCTTCCATATGTATGCATCGCATCATGTTGGAAGAAGAttgcaaaacctctagggaacatcaaaggaggATTAACCCTATCCTGAGCACAGTAGTTAAAGATGAAGTCACCAAACTTCTAAATGCAGGAATTATATATCCAATCTTTGATAGTCAGTGG agatgcatgatgTCAATTTTCGATGACTACATAGACAACATCATGggagtctttatggacgacttctctgtgtgTGGGGGGGATTTCGAAGGATGTCTTTCAAATCTAGGAAAAGTATTGGACAGATGTGTACAAGTTAACCTCGTCCTAAACTGGGAGAAGTGTCACTTTATGGTTAAACAGGGGATTGTACTTGGACATGTCGTCTCCGAAAGAGGGATTGAAGTCGATAAGGCAAAAATCGAAGTAATAGAGAACCTCCAACCCCCAAAAACAGTTAGAGAAATACGGAGCTTCTTAGGACACACAGGTTTCTACAAAAGATTTATAAAGGACTTTTCTAAGATCTCTAAACCTCTGACCAACCTCTTAATGAGAGACGTCGAGTTTAATTTCAACAATGAATGTTTAGAAGCCTTTGAAGTACTAAAGACAGCCCTCATATCTGCACCCATAATGCAACCACCCGACTGGAATTTACCATTTGAAATTATATGCGATGCAAGTGACTATGCCGTAGGAgcagtcttaggccaaaggaaagaTAAGAAACTCCATGCAGTATACTACACAAGTAGGACCCTAGACCCTGCGCAAATGAATTTTACCACAACCGAAAAGGAACTCTTGGTCGTGGTCTTCGCGTTAGATAAGTTTCGTTCCTATTTGATAGGAGCAAAGATAATAGTTTACACCGAACACGCAACCATTAGGTATCTACTAGCTAAACAAGATGTAAAACCGAGACTATTAAGGTGGATCCTACTGTTACAACAATTTGATTTAgaaatcaaagataaaaagggaGCCGAGAACGTAGTAGCCGGCCATTTATCTAGGATGGAAGGTATTAAACCTGAAGAAACACCAAttaacgatgatttcccttatgaatgCTTAATAGCACATTAG